The Monodelphis domestica isolate mMonDom1 chromosome 5, mMonDom1.pri, whole genome shotgun sequence DNA segment CTCTGAGAGAAGTGATTCTACTGCATCCATcaacaaaattatacatttttagcATTATCAATGGTAGAAAGTAATGAATTGATTTAATTACAAATGGAAAATGGCATTTCcaccaataaaattaaatcttgcAAAGAATAAATCACTTTATCTtagaaatcaaatatatatttaataaatgtgagaatattatttatttttctgctatGTCTGACAATAAAAATACCTTTGGGTCTTAATTCTGAATGGTCTTAATCCAGTTTGAATCTCCAACTGTCTTTTGCCAGAAGGATTGAAAACATTTAGCTAACAGATAAGTAATTATAAATTGtgtatttttgtaataatattaAACTTTGCTTTGTGTCTAATGAACATTAAAGCAAACTATAAAGCTGAAAAAAATGCTGTACTGGACACCACCACTGTACACTGTGATAACCCTGTCCCAGGTTCTTGCTAGACATGGTTCTTTttagattgggggtgggggggtgggaaggaatTTTGGGAACagagaatgaataattttgaagtgCCTAATATCTACCACAATAATTTGCAGTTTTATCAAGGAGAATGTTGAATCCCTAATTATACTAGCCTTATCTAGCCTCTAGTCTATGTTCTGTCCTACATAGTTtcctatatttttgaaaaatgtccAGAATCATAGAATCCTGGTACagcaaatgaaaatataatcataattataagTATTAAGGTTATTAATAGAGAAAAACGCACTACTAATTGTGTACTGAAAAgccaaatcttttaaaaaatcttaaaaatcaattggagTTATGATTATACTACCACTTATTAAAGCTGCttcattttgtattcttttaagTAATACACTTACTAAATTTCTGTAAAAACATGACATTAAATTTTGAAAGTGGCACTCTGGTATTTCTTTTGCATGTTTCTTGGCAGCATTTTTTCTATGGAATACCATTTGAATAATTGGCTTATCAGAACGTACCAAGTACGTCCAGGTCCACTGGACAAGCTCGTTTGTTGGACATGCCTAATATGTTGCTCAGCAGTGAAGCAGTTAACCGAGATGGCATGTAAGTGGTTGTAATTAGAATTTAATATTAATCTCCCATTAAAATTAATGGAATTACACAACAAACATCTCCTTTACTGTTTTATACAAGCTGGCTTATTACTCAACAGAATATGTActattaaatattatatgtacataaatactACCATTTACAGAAATGTAGATATACTTAGGAATGTAACATTACTTAGGGCCTGAATAAGTACATAGAGATGAAGGTTTCAAAACGAATCCAAGTCATACCACTAATTTTGAATAGATATGTTTAAGTTAAGCTTTATTTCAACTTCTTATCTGGAAAACTGaaacaatttaattaaatagaCATTTACTGAGTGCAAGGCATTGTATGAGCTGTTGAAGGATATATGCTGGTCTCTGCCTCTAGAGATAAGACATGCACATAATTACAATGCAAAATAGAAAGTGCTAGTGAataaaacaagtaaaaataaagggctcagagttcagaggaaggaaaaaagttcaCCTCTAGCACGAGGAAGACCTAATAGACAGTATCATTTGATGTGGGTCATGAAAAATGGGTTTTTGGTAGATAGTAGTAGTAAGACAGACTTAGTAGGCTTATGATGTGTTCAGTCAACCTCAAGTAGGCCAGTTGGTTAAACAAAAGGCAAAGAAGAGGAGCAGGATGgaataaaactagaaaatagaCTGGAACAATATACAGGGTATAAAATGCTAAGaattaggacttttttttttggtagattaTAGAGAAACATCACAGTTTTGTTTGAAGTAATACAGATATTTGAATCAGAAGTTACTTTGACAGCAGTGTATGATCTGGATTAAGAGAAGACAAAGTATTACTATAAACAAGGAGACGATCACATAGATCCAGGAAATGAGAACCTGTACTAGAAGAGTGAATGAATGCAAAAAATACTAAGAGGATAAAATCAATAGCAAATGGTAGATAGTAGAATTTGAAagcaaggaagaagaggagaatttAAGGGAGAATATCAGATGATGATTGGTGTTAAAGCCTGGGTGATTGAATGGTAGTGCCATTAAACAGTAGTTAAATCAGAGAGTAGAAGGAACAGGTTTAACAGGGAAGATATCTTGTTTTGAACATGTTACATTGGAGATAATAAAAACATCCACAGAGAGATATGTAACAGGCAATTTAAACAATGGACCTGGAGATCAGTTATTGGGTCCCAACTAGAAATTATGAAGTTAGCCATAGAGGTTATAATTGAGctctaagattacaaaggaaaggagTGCAGAGAAGTGATAAGGACTAATAAAGGATTGATCTTTGGGGAGTGCCTAcaatttgaagttaggaagaagcaCCACTGAAGGAGTAGAGaagaaggaatcaaagaaataGGTGAACCAGGAACATACAATATCATGGAAGTTAATATCTACTATTATGCTAGTTTGTAAATATTATCAAAGTAAAATGTATAATAATAGATTTAGCATTCactcaaaatgacaaaatttccattttatgagATTTGGCTTCACTGTATTTTATCCACTAGAAATAATGTTTTGTTGGAAGAATGGTTTCTAGAAGACTGAAAATTTGGGGTGCATCCTATTTAATTAACAGGGTTATGTGGTTATAAACGCATAACTATAAAAGTATACTGCAGATAGCATTCACTCACTAGATGCTCATCTTTGATGTTTGTCCCTTCAGCATTTAAAACTCAACttttctaaaactgaactcatcatttTCACCCTAGGCATCACTTAAGGCATCACTCCCTTCCCAGTTGCCGTTCTTCTAACTTTAGAGTTCTCTTTTGACAGGTTCCTTTTTCTCACCTCACACATCTAAGTCTTCTCATCTATACCTCAGCAATACttttttgggagggaggaggaacctGTTCTCCACTTCTGTTTCTGTCAACCCTAGATTATTTCTTATTAACTAGACTGTTGTGGTTATCTTCTCACCAGTCTTTCCATTGCTGAACTCTGGGTACTCCCTGCCTCTGGGGGCCTACATTCTGAGCCCTCCTGCATCCTCTGCATCAGCTTTTCATCCTACATAGAACAACAACTCCCCATCTATTTTAATGTGTACCTTATTTCACAGCCCACCTTAAATCCTCCCCTCCAAATGATCTCTCATAGCACTTTGCTTAGAACTCTCCTCTGcacttatttcactttttcttttatgatgGGATATATCATTATATGTATACTtgtccattagaatgtaagcttttagaAAGCAGGGCCTGTGTCATATCTATCTTTATATTGCACACAATAGTGCTTCAAGTAtaagtaggcccttaataaatattaacttaAATTCAAATAACAAGGAACCTAAGTGTCTTTTATATGGTAGTCTTTAAATTAATGATCTGAGTATCTCTAAAGTTCACTTTATGCCTGTCATGGAGCTTAGTTTTGGTTCTCACGTTGATCTACCACAGGATTGAGCACCACAGGGATCTGAACAAATGGACCACCGTGAAGAGCaattaagaagggaagaaagaagaaacaactaTTTCCCAGCagcaaagaagggaaaagagtgaGAAGAAAGATCTTACATACCCTTCCTAggaacaaagaccaaaaaaattattaaaaaaaaaaattttaaggagatGATTTAAATATAATCACATGGAATGGTGGGATGTTTTGACATTCCTATGGTCCTATGAAAAACAGTAATTTATCCAAAATGTGCACACAAGTACTCAAAATAGGATTAAAATCCAACATTAAGACATTAATGGCCATAACTGaatttaataatgaaataaataactacaactctagtatttttttcaagaaaacagGCATAAATTCTATCCACTTGAATTCAGTGTGAAAAATTTAACCTATCTGATGTATTttggttattttaaaaatgcttctctAAAATATCTCACTTTGAAAGCTGTTTAATGTTGGTTAAAATCAGTTATCTAAGAATTCTAAACTTTTAGATGAAAAgcatttaaatttacatttcataAAATGAAGTTTTGTTGTTGAAGACTGTGGAAGGAATTTGTTAAAATGCCTACTTGCTACTTTCTGAGTGTCAGATATCAAGGTGGATCAGGAAAGTTCAGGAAAGCATTGTGGCCTTTGCTGCACCTGGTAATTTTAAATAGATCTGAGGCTGAATGTTATTATTACACTAGCTTGAAAGGATTTTTAATgggaaatatatgtatttttaaaatttgaggtCTTTATGTTCTTTTTGGTATTTGAATAGCATGTCATGATTATAAGATATATTAATAATGTTTTAAcatctttcagaaaaaaatctggtGGTAAAACTTCTGTAGACATGGCTAGTTCTGACATGAAACCAAAATCAATAAGTCGTGCCAAAAAATGGTCAGATGAGATAGAGAATCTGTACAGATTTCAGCAAGCAGGATATCGGGATGAAATTGAATATAAACAAGTGAAGCAAGTCTCTATGGTAAGATAGATtgtagaaaaagaagaattttccTTTATCAGAATAGTTCTGTTATCTCCCATTCAAAATgtggtatttttgtttttatgtttctttGCTCTTGTTCTTCCTAGTGTACAAAGGGAGTGGGGATGGAGAGGAGGGGATGGAGTTTAaactctgaatttctttttttcatccttactttctgtcttagtatcacttttcctttttttctcctttaaaaccATTAGAATTAatacatgtattggttccaaggaagaagagcagtaagagctagacaatgagggttaagtgacttgtccagggtcatataggtaggaagtatctgagagtcatatttgaacttgggcccTCCCTATTTCAagcctagcactttatccactgtgctacctagctacttgCTCCAACCTTGAACttaattttttagaaaagaaatctaATTTAGAGTTTATAATAGTTGATCTAATAAATTTGGTAACTAGGCTTTTTTcgtcttcaattttttttagtttcctttttccccaatacataaactttttaataattgttttctaatattttatgatgTACATTctatctcccctcccccatccccatattgcaatagatagagcattagatttggaatcagaaagatcaaGTTTTAATCttgcttcagatgcttactagctgtgtgacactggggcaatcacttaacctctgtctcagtctTCCCATTGGTAGAATGGGGCCAGTAGTGGCATCCACGTTATATTTGATCCTCTCAAgaatctgtgaagattaaatgagctAGCATGTTTTGTAAACCACTTTATGAAActtaaagtgataaataaatgctagctatttttattaatgtCTAGATCTTAACTTATTAACAATGATTATTAGCCACATTGAGCCCTAATGAACTTCATCTTGATTATGTAATTTAGTCTTATTATCTACTTTATGAATCTTCTGTATTCTTAAAtcctcatctttctcttctttccaactAGCTTTTCTTATTGGTCCTTAgcatttctacaaaaaaaaagggagtggaaaaatgaaaaatgattatgatttttaaaaaaaactctggtAATGAGTTAAAAATTATCCTAATTAAAATAACAGTGCTTTTTATTTATGAGTATTATTACAAATATTTGAAGGTGACTATATTCCTAAAATCACAAGaaggattgttttttgtttttggtattaTAATAGGTTTGAAATAAGTAAGATAGAAGCAATAGTATTTGAAAAAGGTGTTCTAAAATAAGCCCAGCCCTTTACCTATGCCCAAGGACCTATAGAAGTCTCTTTTAGCAGTGAATGTTTTGCACACCAAGTCCTCACCTTTCAAACAGtcagtcaacaaggatttattacatttttatacaGGCAAACCAGAATTCTTTTGCCTAATCATGGAATGGTGGAGACCCTTTATTATTGAAGGCTattcctgccctcagagagcaaGGTCTAGTAAGTCTTTCCAAGCTGAAAGTCTTCAAATATATAGCCTGGGGAGAACTACTCTAGCTAAGTAAGTTAGGAGAAGTTTACTTATAGTAACTCAAAAAGGCTTAAATTACATGTCCATTTTAAAAAGGCATTCATTCTGATTAAGTCAGATCTTTTAAGTATGGCTATACTTCAAAATGTACATTAAAgcacttttaaaggaaaaaactagTCACAAAACAATGTCTAAGGAATGTATGTAGAAGGGAAGAACAGCAGCAATACCTATGTTGTTGAAGTATCCATGAGATTGTGGGATGATACATAACATATGAACctcagattttgttttgtttttaatggctaaatAAAACCATCTCCTCCCCCCTCCGGGTATCTCTTAGAATATGTCCAGAAACGTGATCCCCAAAAGCTTAGGCCTAGAGTCAATAGTCTGATTTACTTTGCTTTAGGAAAGGCTTTTCCCAGAGGTAACATATCTTAGAGAGGTGGTGGTGATGAGGTAACTCATTAAACTCCAATGTAGTTTGCagaatagagcactggatttggaaggcctgaattcaagtcccaagTGACTAAAATCTTTATTGCAAAGCAGGGGCCAGGTAAATCACTTATTATAGCtgggcatcagtttcttcatggtAAATGGAATTGAAATAAATGATATTTGAAGTCCCTTTGTGCTCTAAATCTTATTATCTGAAGGCATGAGAATTTTGAGTTCCCATGAATATCTTGATCTTGATCTTGATCTTAATCATTGTGGAGTCTATGAAGAAATCATAAACTACTCCTTTTGTATTTTCTATTTCAGTTAATTATCTgaaaatcatatatatacatatatatataaaacatacaagAATCAAAGTTTTATACAGgttattttattactttaatttttaaaaatttaaacgaTCACTTTTTTGTATGATACCAAgaatttttttatattcaagtacttcataaatattatatttgtttttttgatCTTTTGTGTGTGTACAGGTAGATCGTTGGCCAGAGACAGGCTATGTGAAGAAACTTCAGAGAAGAGATAATACTTTCTATTACTATAATAAACAGAGGGAATGTGAAGACAAGGAGGTTCATAAAGTGAAAATTTATGCTTATTAGCATTTCTTCCTTGTgtaatttgttatttatttaaaaaaacccactgAGTTTCATGATATAACATGTGTATTTCACATTACCAGCTGTACTCTTCACTTTAATGCTTTGTAACATAAAAGTAATGAAACTAGCTTTCTTTTAAGCCACCTTGacccatattttaaaatatctgatagtaagcaaataaataaaatgccatCTTCTAAAAATAAATCAGGGGGAAATTg contains these protein-coding regions:
- the MEIG1 gene encoding meiosis expressed gene 1 protein homolog isoform X1, whose protein sequence is MDHREEQLRREERRNNYFPAAKKGKEKKSGGKTSVDMASSDMKPKSISRAKKWSDEIENLYRFQQAGYRDEIEYKQVKQVSMVDRWPETGYVKKLQRRDNTFYYYNKQRECEDKEVHKVKIYAY
- the MEIG1 gene encoding meiosis expressed gene 1 protein homolog isoform X2 — translated: MASSDMKPKSISRAKKWSDEIENLYRFQQAGYRDEIEYKQVKQVSMVDRWPETGYVKKLQRRDNTFYYYNKQRECEDKEVHKVKIYAY